In the genome of Impatiens glandulifera chromosome 6, dImpGla2.1, whole genome shotgun sequence, the window atttgaaaacactatCGACTCAAGGTGCTTCCAAAATAAATCCAAATCTAAGAACTTAACCAAAATTAATCACTTGAGAATAGGGTTCAAACTACAAATTTGTTTTCTTCTAaagccaaaaaaaaataataagattctTAAAACAACAAGAAAGACATAAATATCTACATTAATAAAGTCTAGAACAAGAACCtgggaaaaatatattatctccaTCATTTGTTCCATCAGTTGCTAGTGGATTTGAAATGGAACTCATCAATGGTGGAGTATATCAACCCTTCCTCTTCAAGGGTCCTGATTGATTCCCTGCAAACATaaccataaatatttttattttttaaaaaaaaagttggatTTTAATccaagattataaaataaaataaaaaaaacttacattATCTTCTCCATTGGAATTTTAAGTTTCTGCAACAGTTCATCTGTATGCACACCTCTTTCCCTTTCACTacataataatatcaaatgttacaaaaataagttggtacaattatattattattagatatgTTCTACTACTAAACTCACAAGTTTGCAGGCTGCTGGAGATATTCAAGCACCATTTGATCAAACGCCTTCAGTCCATCAACGTTAAATTGACCCGAAACCTATAGATGAAATTAAATAAGCATATAATTACAGAAGTTCGATTACCCAAATAGATTTCATACATAATTTGTTTGGACAGATTGACTTCCAACGACTCCTTCCTGTGCAGAACTCTCCTTCAAGGGTGTTTGACTTGTTCCATTACCTGgaaacttaaaattataaagagTTTGTCAGATTAAAATCATTCTATAGGTGCTAATAGAAGCAGAATGTAATTTGATGTCCATTTACCTGAAGTTTTGAACTACGCATGTGGTAATGTATACATTCAATGAAGTGGAAAGTAACTTCATCGAAATTTGTCACAGGCCTGAaaatttaaaatggaaaattcaTTAAAATCTTAAGTAAATGAAGTAGATAATAAGCAAGTTATCACTGGAAATGTAATAACCTTGTTGATAATACTGCATGAATTCCCCcatttacaataaacaaaaaaattgaagaaatattATAGTAGGCAAAAACTATAACAGAATCAATTAGAGTTAGAACATTATGGCCATGCAACAACAATATAGGGTAGAAGATGCCTTTTTAGGTctcatttattcaaattaatggGAAAGTGAATTTTCTGAAGGCATGATACAGGAGTAGCTTGTGTTTTGTACAAGATCTTCACTTTTGTTTCTTATCACCACATCTtactaatgaaaaaataatcattaaaatcaaGTCTCTCCATTTATTTCTATTCATTAGTCAAAACAAATGTTTATAAATGTCTCATCATAATCTAAATAAACAATCATATAAATTCagtgcagtagatggtgcacaGAATAAGCTGAAGCTGAACTAAAACTCTTTGACAGGATTATGATTTTAAAGACAACGCTTTTGTAAACAGAAACCAATTAAAACAAGTGCAGATTCTATAATCTATGTTTAGGTAAGCTAACAGGATTATCAATAGCTAAACAAATCTAGCttctctgttttcaaataaggaTTCAATAAAGCATGCTATATTTACAATACATATTAAggattttgaattttgttagCCACTCCATTTCATAAGTAATGATagaagttaattatttttggtcAAAAAGATAGAAAAGTTCAAATCATTTCTTTCAAAGACTTGCACACTTACACAAACAAAAGACATGTAGAAAGACGTAAACATTACCAAAACAATAGAATCACAAATGGAAGAATTGTGAGCCTACCTAACAGAATATGCAACTAATTGCTTTCTTCCTTGGATGTTTTTTAGGCGACCATTGACTCGAACATACATATCATCCCTGTTAAAGATGGACAAATCATTTTATTGACTCAAACATACATATCATACCatatttttttctgaaaataaaGAACCAAATATTAAAACCTACTCAACATCTTCCATTTCCTTGGTATCAAAGTTTTCATTCACCCTGGAAGAAAAAGCAGAAGTCAGCAAATTATATCAAGAATCTTGTCTAGAAATCTGCATTAGTTAGCAGTTAAATTCCATAATACATGAAATCCTTCCTATGCAAAACATAAACACTCATACCATCTATTGCAGTGAATCCGTGCAGTCCCATCATCAAGTGCAAAAGATACATCAGTAACCCTTTGAGTCTTACTGGACAGCATTCCAATCACAGTAATCTGAAAGTAATGcaaattaatatacaaaatcAGTCTTTACTTCATTAATAGAAACAGATCACCAAACATAGAGTTAGTCAGATTTCATACATTGCTTATTTCAGCACCATCGAcaagaaaatttgatttatcATCTCCAGATTGAGAAGCTTCACTGATCTGCTTCAGCGTAACTGGAACAAGTCCATAAGTTTCACGAGTCTACAATTGAACCATAAATAAAACCTTATTAACCAAAACTTCTATCAACTCTCCACTTATCTCACTACGATAACActgataaaaacataaatgaaatatCACAAGTCACAACTAGTTTCTTATGAACAAAACGACTTAGGTTTCCACAAATTTAAGCTTATACAACGGATTCACAAAGTAAAACTCACAATACGTTGTCATATACAAGATTTGATCACTCGGATCACatacaaatgaaacaaatccATTAATTTGACCTAATATAGAGAAAAACTGAAATCGAAGACTTACCTTGGCCGGAGAAGATGAATAGTCAGGGAACTGAGACGATTGAGACATGGAATCGAACTGAGTGGAGAACATCATCTTGaaggagatagagagagagagagaagcaGAAGAAATCGATGATAATGGCGAAAAATGAAAAGTGAAATTAAAGATAGCTCAAAAATGCCCGCGCTTGGAAAAACCCTCTTTTGCGTTTCCCGCGCTTTCGGGTAAAACTTATGTGTAAGCATGATTACCGTAATTACGGTAGGCATCCAAATAATATTTCCaggaaaaaagttaaaaataaatcctatttttataaaaagacgTATAAGCCCCTATAAgtttttacaatattattaatggGCTTATTTAAAAACTCATTTTGGGTCTAGAATCTATAtatactataaataaataaacatcaataaatctcattttaaattttctttcttttcaaatatctcaaacttatatatatataaataagataagtTGGTTAcgatgattatatattatttttgttgtgaAAAATGGTGGGAGTCAAAGATTTTATTCAAATCTCGTTATTTGAATGGAGCGTTATTCACGGTAAAATTTTACGAAAGTTGTGTGcgtgaaaaaatgttatattatggtAAGTCATTGTATGTGTCACGAGAATATTGAATCGAAAACTCGCtatttttacattattaattGGTGATTAGTATACGTGGTTTTTTGTGaagtattattataattcaCTAGGTGATGTCGAGTTTTGAGAAGTTTGAATTAACGTGGTTTATATAACAAGTTACATATTTAGGTtatcatctcaattattttttggtggactatctggtagtaaataaatcatcaaattttcaattattatagTCGTTTGATACGTAtgattcataatgttattattattacgcTTTTTTATATTCGTTCCGGAAAACCGATGAATTTGATCGGGGAGTTAATCGATCTTGTCAAAAACCTACAAGTTATAACCAATTGAGTAACTTTTGAGTAACTTgtccttctttttcttattaatattttgtgattGTGCTTACTATTCTTGTGTCACACTTCAACCAACTCACTAAGTAGAaatgtacctatcaacataaatttgaccaaaatttgttttaatatttgtttttttttatagagattTATTATTTGTGGGTAGGCATCATGATCTCCAATATCATGTTGACAGAATTTTAATCAGAAGGTTCTTAGTTAATCATTGTTGGTAAAAAAATGTggtaaatagaaaaattaatatttatcttatttaaatgcTAAATAAAAGTTCTTATAGCAACTATATATTGTTGATTATGATAGTAAGTAGTAACATCCACATACCTTTCAAATGCtgcaattaaattaaatcattataaaatatgtaacaAAGATATCATAAATAATTGTAAGTTGTCTTATTTAAGTTAAAAGTCCACAAAGTCATCTCACATGCATATTTTTTATTCAGTGTGGACATGCAAGGATACACTCGTAACCTTGAAGTTAACACAATAGTCTTTAATTAGTgtttaattttcttcttttaaccTAATTGAACACGCAAACACAATTCAATTTCTTGTAAGACccaacttaattatataattgatttctAAATTTACTTAACATATTCATTTTGTAAATCACTACTTGTAATGATGTGGTAAGAGAAAATAGAGGTGTTTTTCTACGGTCGAAATTTGTTTTAAAGTAACTCAATAACCGACATAGATTTTGGTTCTCTAAAATCAGTCGTACCcaagatattatattttagcTTGGTAAacttgtataaaaaatatataattttttt includes:
- the LOC124942444 gene encoding replication protein A 32 kDa subunit A-like, with translation MMFSTQFDSMSQSSQFPDYSSSPAKTRETYGLVPVTLKQISEASQSGDDKSNFLVDGAEISNITVIGMLSSKTQRVTDVSFALDDGTARIHCNRWVNENFDTKEMEDVEDDMYVRVNGRLKNIQGRKQLVAYSVRPVTNFDEVTFHFIECIHYHMRSSKLQFPGNGTSQTPLKESSAQEGVVGSQSVQTNYVSGQFNVDGLKAFDQMVLEYLQQPANFERERGVHTDELLQKLKIPMEKIMESIRTLEEEGLIYSTIDEFHFKSTSN